Proteins encoded by one window of Streptomyces sp. NBC_01477:
- a CDS encoding NAD(P)/FAD-dependent oxidoreductase, producing MTNPHPQIHPHAAPARPEGRYEVVVVGGGAAGLAGASTLARARRSVLVIDAGHPRNAPAAGVHTYLAREGTPPADLLAAGRAEVAGYGGGIRPGTVASAERRPEGDFRVTLADGAAVLADRLLVTTGLTDDLPAVPGLADGWGRYVLHCPYCHGWEVRDRAVGILGTGPFAVHQALLWRQWSDRITLFLHTAPEPDAEAYEQLAARGIAVVGGEVARLAADGGRLTGVELAGGRRIPCDAMAVAPRFTANSGVLEGLGLEAEEQEMGGHVMGTRIPADPVGATAVPGVWVAGNVASLAEQVIGAAAAGVRAGAAINADLVAADTRRAVAAARTARAGAGALGGPAAAHSPR from the coding sequence ATGACGAACCCCCACCCGCAGATCCACCCGCATGCCGCGCCCGCCCGCCCCGAGGGGCGCTACGAGGTCGTGGTCGTCGGCGGCGGAGCCGCGGGCCTGGCCGGGGCGTCGACCCTGGCCCGCGCCCGCCGCTCGGTCCTGGTGATCGACGCGGGACACCCGCGCAACGCCCCCGCGGCCGGTGTCCACACCTATCTGGCCCGCGAGGGCACGCCGCCCGCCGACCTGCTCGCCGCCGGGCGCGCCGAGGTCGCCGGCTACGGCGGTGGGATCCGCCCGGGCACCGTCGCATCGGCCGAGCGCCGCCCCGAGGGGGACTTCCGCGTCACCCTGGCCGACGGCGCCGCCGTACTGGCCGACCGGCTGCTGGTCACCACGGGCCTGACCGACGACCTGCCCGCCGTCCCGGGTCTCGCCGACGGGTGGGGCCGCTACGTGCTGCACTGCCCGTACTGCCACGGCTGGGAGGTGCGCGACCGGGCCGTCGGCATCCTGGGCACCGGACCCTTCGCGGTCCACCAGGCGCTGCTGTGGCGGCAGTGGAGCGACCGGATCACCCTCTTCCTGCACACCGCGCCCGAGCCGGACGCCGAGGCGTACGAGCAGCTGGCCGCCCGCGGCATCGCGGTCGTCGGCGGCGAGGTCGCCCGGCTGGCCGCCGACGGCGGCCGGCTCACCGGGGTGGAGCTGGCCGGCGGCCGGCGGATCCCCTGCGACGCCATGGCGGTCGCCCCGCGCTTCACCGCCAACAGCGGCGTCCTGGAGGGACTCGGCCTCGAAGCCGAGGAGCAGGAGATGGGCGGCCACGTGATGGGCACCCGCATCCCCGCGGACCCGGTCGGCGCCACCGCCGTGCCCGGTGTGTGGGTGGCCGGCAATGTCGCCAGTCTGGCCGAGCAGGTGATCGGCGCGGCCGCCGCCGGAGTACGCGCGGGCGCGGCCATCAACGCCGACCTGGTCGCCGCCGACACCCGGCGCGCGGTGGCGGCCGCCCGTACGGCGCGCGCGGGCGCCGGCGCCCTCGGCGGCCCTGCCGCCGCTCACAGCCCCAGGTAG
- a CDS encoding LysR family transcriptional regulator — translation MELRQLEYFVAVAEERHFTRAAQRMVVSQSGLSASVRALERELGAALFTRTTRSVELTGAGRALLAEATRTLAAARAAGDAVAAVQGLLRGSLAVGTEQCVNVDVGALLARFRAEHGNVEVRLRQAGSAVMAQDVADGRLDLAFVTLPGPPPDGVRLLPLTSEPMVLLCGPGHRLAGEPYAEWGQLADETFVDWHQDWGARRLTDRAFAASGTPRRIGVEVYDVHTLIDMVRHGLGIAVVPQPISRKEQAAPLAVVPLKGRQDQNWEVSVALPSDGRHSPAARELLSYLGL, via the coding sequence ATGGAACTGCGGCAACTCGAGTACTTCGTCGCCGTCGCCGAGGAGCGGCACTTCACCCGGGCCGCGCAGCGGATGGTGGTGTCCCAGTCGGGGCTGTCGGCGTCGGTGCGCGCGCTGGAGCGGGAGCTGGGCGCCGCCCTCTTCACCCGGACCACCCGCAGCGTCGAACTGACCGGCGCGGGCCGGGCGCTGCTGGCCGAGGCGACCCGTACGCTGGCCGCCGCGCGGGCGGCGGGGGACGCCGTCGCGGCGGTGCAGGGGCTGCTGCGCGGCAGCCTGGCGGTGGGCACCGAGCAGTGCGTCAACGTCGACGTGGGCGCGCTGCTGGCCCGCTTCCGCGCCGAGCACGGAAATGTGGAGGTGCGGCTGCGGCAGGCGGGGTCGGCGGTGATGGCGCAGGACGTCGCCGACGGGCGGCTCGACCTCGCCTTCGTCACACTGCCGGGGCCGCCGCCCGACGGGGTGCGGCTGCTGCCGCTGACCAGCGAGCCGATGGTGCTGCTGTGCGGCCCCGGGCACCGGCTGGCGGGCGAACCGTACGCGGAATGGGGCCAGCTGGCGGACGAGACGTTCGTGGACTGGCACCAGGACTGGGGCGCCAGGCGGCTGACCGACCGCGCCTTCGCGGCGAGCGGCACCCCGCGCCGGATCGGCGTCGAGGTCTACGACGTGCACACCCTGATCGACATGGTGCGGCACGGGCTCGGCATCGCGGTGGTGCCGCAGCCGATCTCCCGCAAGGAGCAGGCCGCGCCGCTGGCGGTGGTGCCGCTCAAGGGGCGGCAGGACCAGAACTGGGAGGTCTCGGTCGCGCTGCCCTCGGACGGCCGGCACAGCCCGGCCGCCCGCGAGCTGCTGTCCTACCTGGGGCTGTGA
- a CDS encoding beta-glucanase has translation MTDRPTADMVFDAPFTDRSAWAVGRSSAYPGDGRNPGDNKLDRIGPDCGPTADGVFAARRARGGTWHAALVSTEYAPGGFELLPGDELTATCVVHDVQGAWPALWTWGRDTGGRSQPGHGEIDAFEYHPTNPGLLELTNHVRPAACYAEDAVTAGRPFALRVVFGMASVEWYADERLLFADRRGVGPHWRAWPIVCVSVAAGRYGHLPPLPGTDELEWQCTALTVRRPVTAVTAVTGTVSDHPA, from the coding sequence ATGACCGACCGCCCCACCGCCGACATGGTCTTCGACGCGCCCTTCACCGACCGCTCGGCCTGGGCGGTCGGCCGCAGCTCCGCCTATCCCGGGGACGGGCGCAATCCCGGTGACAACAAGCTCGACCGGATCGGCCCCGACTGCGGCCCCACCGCTGACGGGGTCTTCGCCGCCCGCCGCGCCCGCGGCGGCACCTGGCATGCCGCACTGGTCTCCACCGAATACGCCCCCGGCGGCTTCGAACTGCTGCCGGGCGACGAGCTGACCGCCACCTGCGTCGTCCACGACGTCCAGGGCGCCTGGCCCGCGCTGTGGACCTGGGGGCGCGACACCGGCGGCCGGTCGCAGCCCGGGCACGGCGAGATCGACGCCTTCGAATACCACCCCACGAACCCCGGCCTGCTGGAACTGACCAACCACGTCCGCCCGGCCGCCTGTTACGCCGAGGACGCCGTCACCGCGGGCCGTCCGTTCGCGCTGCGGGTGGTCTTCGGCATGGCGAGCGTCGAGTGGTACGCCGACGAGCGGCTGCTCTTCGCCGACCGGCGCGGGGTCGGCCCGCACTGGCGCGCCTGGCCGATCGTCTGCGTCAGCGTGGCCGCGGGCCGCTACGGCCATCTGCCCCCGCTGCCCGGCACCGACGAGCTGGAGTGGCAGTGCACGGCGCTGACCGTGCGCCGCCCGGTCACCGCAGTCACCGCAGTCACCGGAACAGTTTCGGATCACCCGGCATGA
- a CDS encoding VOC family protein encodes MSDGTTTSSADVVRGAPCWVSLTARDLAAAEKFYGTVLGWEFRSTTLGERFAVAVTDGRPIATIGAVAGDMQVAVGWTPFFAVAQADEATARIRERSATVALGPVSFASGRAVLAADRDGAVFGVWEGRLPGGWQSWHDRGPVVVRLRTRDAFEAAIFYGGVLQWAEEGEGCCTVSYEEDRAEVVVRSCGDAVARISSGAIEAAPDPAIRPHWAVHFAVDDVDVRVEAARSLGGTVIATGTAGPAGAWADLRDPDGGLFTVFSRQPRPARSPA; translated from the coding sequence ATGAGCGACGGTACGACCACGAGCAGCGCCGATGTCGTGCGCGGCGCTCCCTGCTGGGTCAGCCTGACGGCGCGGGACCTTGCCGCCGCGGAGAAGTTCTACGGCACGGTGCTCGGCTGGGAGTTCCGCTCGACGACGCTCGGCGAGCGCTTCGCCGTCGCGGTGACCGACGGCCGCCCGATCGCCACGATCGGCGCGGTCGCCGGCGACATGCAGGTCGCGGTGGGCTGGACCCCGTTCTTCGCGGTCGCCCAGGCCGACGAGGCGACCGCCAGGATCCGGGAGCGCAGCGCCACTGTGGCCCTCGGCCCGGTGTCCTTCGCCTCCGGGCGCGCGGTGCTCGCCGCCGACCGCGACGGAGCGGTCTTCGGCGTCTGGGAGGGCCGGCTGCCCGGCGGCTGGCAGTCCTGGCACGACCGCGGCCCGGTGGTCGTACGCCTGCGCACCAGGGACGCCTTCGAGGCGGCCATCTTCTACGGCGGCGTCCTGCAATGGGCCGAAGAGGGTGAGGGCTGCTGCACCGTCTCCTACGAGGAGGACCGGGCCGAGGTCGTCGTCCGCAGCTGCGGTGACGCGGTGGCCCGGATCTCCTCCGGCGCGATCGAGGCGGCCCCCGACCCGGCGATCCGCCCGCACTGGGCGGTGCATTTCGCGGTCGACGATGTGGACGTACGCGTCGAGGCCGCCCGCTCGCTGGGCGGCACGGTGATCGCCACCGGGACGGCGGGTCCGGCCGGCGCGTGGGCCGATCTGCGCGACCCGGACGGCGGGCTGTTCACGGTGTTCTCCCGGCAGCCGCGTCCGGCGCGATCGCCCGCCTGA
- a CDS encoding Re/Si-specific NAD(P)(+) transhydrogenase subunit alpha — protein sequence MSQSGQRVGVVAESRAGETRVAATALTVAQLRGLGYRVVVEAGAGLGASLSDEAYREAGAETGSRPEVWGADVVLAVNAPSAEEIALLSDGSTLISLLGPAHNPDLLDALARRPVTALAMDAVPRISRAQSLDVLSSMANIAGYRAVVEAAHTFGRFFTGQVTAAGKVPPAKVLVVGAGVAGLAAIGAAGSLGAIVRATDPRPEVADQVRSLGGEYLSVESAEVEVSATGYAKEMSDDYSARAAALYVEQAPEVDIIITTALIPGRAAPLLITEEMVASMRPGSVIVDMAAAQGGNVAGTVAGEVVVTANQVSIIGYTDLASRLPAQASQLYGTNLVNLLKLLTPAKDGQLTLDFDDVVQRSVTVVRDGAKTWPPPPVQVSAAPAAPAAPAAPAPAPRKAASPGRTYALVGLGAAVLFLVTAFAPEQLIGNLTVFVLAIVIGYYVIGHVHHALHTPLMSVTNAISGIIVVGALLQIGHAHTAVTVLSFVAVLLASINIFGGFAVTRRMLSMFAKD from the coding sequence ATGAGTCAGTCAGGGCAACGAGTGGGCGTCGTCGCCGAGTCACGGGCCGGGGAGACGCGGGTGGCGGCCACCGCCCTGACGGTCGCCCAGCTGCGTGGCCTCGGCTATCGGGTGGTGGTGGAGGCCGGCGCGGGACTGGGCGCGAGCCTGTCCGACGAGGCCTACCGGGAAGCCGGCGCCGAGACCGGGAGCCGGCCCGAGGTGTGGGGAGCCGATGTCGTCCTGGCGGTCAACGCGCCCTCCGCTGAGGAGATCGCGCTGCTGTCCGACGGTTCGACACTGATCTCGCTGCTCGGCCCCGCGCACAACCCCGACCTGCTCGACGCGCTCGCGCGGCGGCCGGTGACGGCGCTCGCGATGGACGCGGTGCCGCGGATCTCCCGCGCGCAGTCCCTCGATGTGCTCAGTTCGATGGCCAACATCGCCGGTTACCGCGCGGTCGTGGAGGCGGCGCACACCTTCGGACGGTTCTTCACCGGCCAGGTCACCGCGGCCGGCAAGGTGCCGCCGGCCAAGGTGCTGGTCGTGGGCGCCGGGGTGGCCGGCCTCGCCGCGATCGGCGCGGCCGGCAGCCTGGGGGCGATCGTCCGGGCGACGGACCCGCGCCCTGAGGTCGCCGACCAGGTCAGGTCGCTGGGTGGGGAATACCTGTCGGTGGAGTCGGCCGAGGTGGAGGTGAGCGCGACCGGTTACGCCAAGGAGATGTCGGACGACTACAGCGCCCGCGCCGCCGCGCTGTACGTGGAGCAGGCCCCCGAGGTGGACATCATCATCACCACCGCCCTGATCCCGGGCAGGGCCGCCCCGCTGCTGATCACCGAGGAGATGGTGGCGAGCATGCGGCCGGGCAGCGTGATCGTGGACATGGCCGCGGCGCAGGGCGGCAATGTGGCGGGCACGGTCGCCGGCGAGGTGGTCGTCACCGCCAACCAGGTGTCGATCATCGGCTACACCGATCTGGCGTCCCGGCTGCCGGCCCAGGCCTCGCAGCTGTACGGCACCAACCTGGTGAATCTTCTCAAGCTGCTGACCCCGGCCAAGGACGGGCAGCTGACGCTGGACTTCGACGACGTGGTGCAGCGCTCGGTCACGGTGGTGCGGGACGGTGCGAAAACCTGGCCGCCGCCACCGGTCCAGGTGTCGGCCGCGCCGGCCGCCCCCGCGGCCCCGGCCGCGCCCGCCCCCGCGCCCCGCAAGGCGGCCTCGCCCGGCCGTACGTACGCGCTGGTGGGCCTGGGCGCCGCGGTGCTGTTCCTGGTGACGGCCTTCGCGCCCGAGCAGCTGATCGGCAATCTGACGGTCTTCGTGCTGGCGATCGTCATCGGCTACTACGTGATCGGCCATGTCCACCACGCCCTGCACACCCCGCTGATGTCGGTGACCAACGCGATCTCCGGGATCATCGTGGTCGGCGCGCTGCTGCAGATCGGGCACGCGCACACCGCGGTGACGGTGCTGTCCTTCGTGGCGGTGCTGCTGGCGTCCATCAACATCTTCGGCGGCTTCGCCGTGACCCGGCGCATGCTCAGCATGTTCGCGAAGGACTGA
- a CDS encoding helix-turn-helix domain-containing protein, protein MAATDHQPPEASGDDLVLAPQLRELRRAAGLTLENAASRAGLSAAHLSRLESGLRQPSLPVLLGLARMYGTTVSDLLGETAGEPDPIVRGGDAAAVPAGGWTYWRAGGTGRAMQALRLHIPPGSQRALVRVHPGEEWLYVTGGTLDLTLGERTHSLAPGDSAHFDSLVPHQLAAAGSAGADVLFVHTLMQSETSALCVGAPPRTAAARTAAHRTVTPRGDRT, encoded by the coding sequence ATGGCAGCCACCGACCACCAGCCCCCCGAGGCCTCCGGCGACGACCTGGTCCTGGCCCCGCAGCTGCGGGAGCTGCGGCGGGCGGCCGGGCTGACGCTGGAGAACGCGGCGAGCCGGGCCGGGCTGTCCGCGGCACATCTGTCGCGGCTGGAGTCCGGGCTGCGTCAGCCCTCGCTCCCGGTGCTGCTCGGACTCGCCCGGATGTACGGGACCACCGTCTCGGACCTGCTCGGCGAGACCGCGGGCGAACCCGACCCCATCGTACGCGGCGGCGACGCGGCCGCGGTACCCGCCGGCGGCTGGACGTACTGGCGGGCCGGCGGCACCGGCCGGGCCATGCAGGCGCTGCGGCTGCACATCCCGCCCGGGTCGCAGCGAGCCCTGGTGCGGGTGCACCCCGGCGAGGAGTGGCTGTACGTCACCGGCGGCACGCTCGACCTGACCCTCGGCGAGCGCACCCACTCCCTCGCCCCCGGGGACTCCGCGCACTTCGACTCGCTGGTGCCGCACCAGCTGGCCGCCGCCGGGAGCGCGGGAGCCGATGTGCTGTTCGTGCACACGCTGATGCAGAGCGAGACGTCCGCGCTGTGCGTCGGCGCGCCGCCCCGTACCGCCGCCGCGCGGACCGCGGCGCACCGTACCGTCACCCCACGAGGAGACCGGACATGA
- a CDS encoding slipin family protein, giving the protein MGIAVVRQYERGVVFRLGRLRGVRKPGFHFMIPLSDRMSKVSLRTVTMPVPSQQVITQDNVSIGVAAVAYFRRVDAVKAIVEIENVSQAVGQIAQTTVRNIVGRSMLDQVLTDTQTLNLAIREILDSITQQWGVQVFLVELKDIELPTSMQRAMARQAEAEREKRAKIIAAEGEALSAGRLAEAADVIADHPVALQLRNLQILAEIAAEKNSTIVFPAQLLDSARAVTRFVEDQSGHTPDPDASATRIDPMAEPRAVDAPRGETPPPQINPGE; this is encoded by the coding sequence ATGGGAATCGCCGTAGTGCGGCAGTACGAGCGCGGAGTGGTCTTCCGGCTCGGGCGGCTGCGCGGGGTGCGCAAGCCCGGTTTCCACTTCATGATCCCGCTCTCCGACCGGATGTCGAAGGTGAGCCTGCGGACGGTCACGATGCCGGTGCCGTCACAGCAGGTGATCACCCAGGACAATGTGTCGATCGGGGTGGCCGCGGTGGCGTACTTCCGCCGGGTCGACGCGGTGAAGGCGATCGTGGAGATCGAGAACGTCTCCCAGGCGGTCGGCCAGATCGCCCAGACCACGGTCCGCAACATCGTCGGCCGCTCGATGCTCGACCAGGTGCTCACCGACACCCAGACGCTCAACCTGGCGATCCGCGAGATCCTGGACAGCATCACCCAGCAGTGGGGCGTGCAGGTCTTCCTGGTCGAGCTCAAGGACATCGAGCTGCCGACGTCCATGCAGCGGGCGATGGCCCGGCAGGCGGAGGCCGAGCGGGAGAAGCGCGCGAAGATCATCGCGGCCGAGGGTGAGGCGCTGAGCGCCGGACGGCTCGCCGAGGCCGCCGACGTCATCGCCGACCACCCGGTCGCCCTGCAACTGCGGAATCTGCAGATCCTGGCCGAGATCGCCGCGGAGAAGAACAGCACCATCGTCTTCCCGGCCCAGCTCCTCGACAGCGCCAGGGCCGTCACCCGGTTCGTCGAGGACCAGAGCGGCCACACCCCCGACCCGGACGCCTCCGCGACCCGGATCGACCCCATGGCCGAACCCCGGGCGGTGGACGCCCCGCGCGGGGAGACGCCCCCGCCGCAGATCAACCCGGGGGAGTGA
- the thrS gene encoding threonine--tRNA ligase: MHDHRRLGRELSLFDTDPLIGAGLPYWLPAGAAVRHALEEYIREAERRAGYRHVYSPALAKRELYEVSGHWSHYSDDMFPPMDLGGEQFVLRPSLCPHHALIYRRRAHSYRELPLRIAELGGMYRSELSGVLGGLTRVRAIQLNDAHIFCTLDQVADEARAALAMIGRACAALGIVPVRYRLSLAGPGGKYVGGADSWRRAAALLTDALDASGLAYEAQEGEAAFYGPKIDVQVADAAGRESTLSTVQVDFHQPEQFGLEYVGADGGKHRPVMVHRSIVGSVERAVAHLVEQHGGAFPGWLAPVQLVLLPLTEDEVPYAAALLERCLGRGLRAEIAHPAQGTLGARVRAARLAPYQGVIGPREAAAGDLALRLRDGRRPGPLPAAAAVERIAALVRAHSAELWDDQGREG; this comes from the coding sequence ATGCACGACCACCGCAGGCTCGGCCGCGAGCTGTCCCTGTTCGACACCGACCCGCTGATCGGCGCGGGCCTGCCCTACTGGCTGCCTGCCGGCGCGGCGGTGCGGCACGCGCTGGAGGAGTACATCCGCGAGGCGGAGCGCCGGGCCGGCTACCGCCATGTGTACTCACCCGCGCTGGCCAAGCGGGAGCTGTACGAGGTGTCGGGGCACTGGTCCCACTACAGCGACGACATGTTCCCGCCGATGGACCTCGGCGGCGAGCAGTTCGTCCTGCGGCCCAGCCTGTGCCCGCACCACGCGCTGATCTACCGCCGCCGCGCCCACAGCTACCGCGAACTCCCGCTGCGGATCGCCGAACTCGGCGGGATGTACCGCTCCGAGCTGTCCGGGGTGCTCGGCGGCCTGACCCGGGTGCGGGCGATCCAGCTCAACGACGCCCATATCTTCTGCACCCTCGACCAGGTCGCCGACGAGGCCCGGGCGGCGCTGGCGATGATCGGGCGCGCCTGTGCGGCGCTGGGGATCGTGCCCGTGCGGTACCGCCTGTCGCTGGCGGGGCCCGGCGGGAAGTACGTCGGCGGCGCGGACAGCTGGCGGCGGGCCGCCGCCCTGCTCACCGACGCGCTGGACGCGTCCGGCCTGGCGTACGAGGCGCAGGAGGGCGAGGCCGCCTTCTACGGACCCAAGATCGACGTCCAGGTCGCCGACGCCGCCGGGCGGGAGAGCACCCTGTCCACCGTCCAGGTCGACTTCCACCAGCCCGAGCAGTTCGGCCTGGAATACGTCGGCGCCGACGGCGGGAAGCACCGTCCGGTGATGGTGCACCGCAGCATCGTCGGCAGCGTGGAGCGCGCGGTCGCCCACCTGGTCGAGCAGCACGGCGGCGCCTTCCCCGGCTGGCTCGCCCCCGTCCAGCTGGTCCTGCTGCCGCTCACCGAGGACGAGGTGCCGTACGCCGCCGCGCTGCTGGAACGCTGCCTCGGCCGCGGCCTGCGCGCCGAGATCGCCCACCCGGCGCAGGGCACCCTCGGCGCCCGGGTCAGGGCCGCGCGCCTGGCCCCCTACCAGGGCGTGATCGGCCCCCGCGAGGCCGCCGCCGGCGACCTGGCCCTGCGGCTGCGCGACGGGCGCAGGCCGGGGCCGCTGCCGGCCGCGGCGGCGGTGGAGCGCATCGCGGCCCTGGTACGCGCCCACAGCGCCGAGCTGTGGGACGACCAGGGCCGGGAGGGGTAA
- a CDS encoding DUF6126 family protein: protein MTADSAPHDPRPLAPAVVPTTNGTEKRKQRGVITRVLVYVVVAHLLAAYLFFLFEVAAKHS from the coding sequence ATGACCGCCGACAGCGCCCCGCACGACCCCCGACCGCTCGCCCCGGCCGTCGTCCCGACCACCAACGGCACCGAGAAGCGCAAGCAGCGCGGGGTGATCACCCGGGTGCTGGTCTACGTGGTGGTCGCGCATCTGCTCGCGGCCTACCTCTTCTTCCTCTTCGAGGTCGCCGCCAAGCACAGCTGA
- the pntB gene encoding Re/Si-specific NAD(P)(+) transhydrogenase subunit beta, whose protein sequence is MSASTAAQAAYVVAALLFILSLAGLSRHETSRSGVVYGVAGMAIALAATIGLASRSIAATGIGLLVAAMAIGAGIGLWRARRVEMTGMPELIAILHSFVGLAAVLVGWNGYLDVEAKGSAQHEIAADLLRIHHAEVFIGVFIGAVTFTGSVIAFLKLSARIKSSPLMLPGRNLINLGGLAAFVGLTVAFVVSPHLWLLVAVTAVALALGLHLVASIGGGDMPVVVSMLNSYSGWAAAASGFLLDNNLLIVTGALVGSSGAYLSYIMCTAMNRSFLSVIAGGFGVETGPADTTEYGDHREISAEDTARLLRDATSVVITPGYGMAVAQAQYPVADLTRRLRERGVDVRFGIHPVAGRLPGHMNVLLAEAKVPYDIVLEMDEINDDLAATTVVLVIGANDTVNPAAIDDPGSPIAGMPVLRVWEAENVVVFKRSMNPGYAGVQNPLFFRENSQMLFGDAKERVEDILRAL, encoded by the coding sequence ATGAGTGCATCGACTGCCGCCCAGGCGGCCTACGTTGTCGCCGCCCTGCTGTTCATCCTCAGCCTCGCCGGGCTGTCCCGGCACGAGACGTCACGCTCCGGCGTGGTCTACGGCGTCGCCGGCATGGCCATCGCGCTGGCGGCGACCATCGGGCTGGCGTCCCGCAGCATCGCGGCGACCGGGATCGGTCTGCTGGTGGCGGCCATGGCCATCGGCGCCGGGATCGGCCTGTGGCGGGCCCGCCGGGTGGAGATGACCGGCATGCCGGAACTCATCGCGATACTGCACAGCTTCGTCGGCCTGGCCGCGGTGCTGGTCGGCTGGAACGGCTACCTCGACGTGGAGGCCAAGGGCTCGGCGCAGCACGAGATCGCCGCCGACCTGCTGCGCATCCACCATGCCGAGGTCTTCATCGGCGTCTTCATCGGGGCGGTGACCTTCACCGGGTCGGTCATCGCCTTCCTCAAGCTGTCGGCGCGGATCAAGTCGAGCCCGCTGATGCTGCCCGGCCGCAATCTGATCAACCTCGGCGGCCTCGCCGCCTTCGTCGGGCTGACCGTCGCCTTCGTCGTGTCGCCGCATCTGTGGCTGCTGGTCGCGGTGACCGCGGTGGCGCTGGCGCTCGGCCTGCACCTGGTGGCGTCGATCGGCGGCGGCGACATGCCGGTGGTCGTGTCGATGCTGAACAGCTACTCGGGGTGGGCGGCGGCCGCGTCGGGCTTCCTGCTCGACAACAACCTGCTGATCGTGACCGGCGCGCTGGTCGGCTCCTCGGGCGCGTACCTGTCGTACATCATGTGCACCGCGATGAACCGGTCCTTCCTGTCGGTGATCGCGGGCGGCTTCGGCGTCGAGACCGGCCCGGCCGACACCACCGAATACGGCGACCACCGGGAGATCAGCGCCGAGGACACCGCCAGGCTGCTGCGGGACGCCACATCGGTGGTCATCACCCCCGGTTACGGCATGGCGGTGGCGCAGGCCCAGTATCCGGTGGCGGACCTGACCCGCAGGCTGCGGGAGCGCGGGGTGGACGTACGGTTCGGCATCCACCCGGTCGCGGGCCGGCTGCCGGGCCATATGAACGTACTGCTGGCCGAGGCGAAGGTGCCCTACGACATCGTGCTGGAGATGGACGAGATCAACGACGATCTCGCCGCGACCACGGTGGTGCTGGTCATCGGTGCGAACGACACGGTCAACCCGGCCGCGATCGACGACCCGGGCAGCCCGATCGCCGGTATGCCGGTGCTGCGGGTGTGGGAGGCGGAGAACGTCGTCGTCTTCAAGCGGTCGATGAACCCCGGTTACGCCGGGGTGCAGAACCCGCTGTTCTTCCGCGAGAACAGCCAGATGCTCTTCGGTGACGCGAAGGAACGGGTGGAGGACATCCTGCGGGCCCTGTGA
- a CDS encoding aldo/keto reductase codes for MEYRNLGRSGCSVSALCLGTMTFGAESDEKTAFAQLDRFVEAGGTFIDTADVYSAGRSEEIIGRWLADRPADVTDQVVIATKGRFPMGAGPNDAGLSRRHLDRALTASLRRLGVDSVDLYQVHSWDPLTPVEETLRFLDDAVRQGRIHYVGLSNYTGWQLQKAVDTADFRGLSRPVTLQPQYSLLSREIEWEITPACQSEGLGLLPWSPLGGGWLTGKYRRDERPTGATRLGEDPGRGVEAYERRAAVQRTWDVVDAVQSVAEEAGATMAQVALAWLLDRPAVTSVILGARTVEQLDDNLGSSDLRLTPGQTARLDRASDPGAADYPYGVPGVDQRSRRIGGGR; via the coding sequence GTGGAGTACCGCAATCTCGGCCGCAGCGGATGCAGCGTCTCCGCGCTGTGCCTGGGCACCATGACCTTCGGCGCCGAGTCCGACGAGAAGACCGCGTTCGCCCAGCTCGACCGCTTCGTGGAGGCCGGCGGCACCTTCATCGACACCGCCGACGTCTACAGCGCGGGACGCTCGGAGGAGATCATCGGCCGCTGGCTCGCCGACCGCCCGGCCGATGTCACCGACCAGGTGGTGATCGCCACCAAGGGCCGCTTCCCGATGGGCGCGGGACCCAACGACGCCGGGCTGTCCCGGCGGCACCTCGACCGCGCGCTCACCGCCTCGCTGCGCAGGCTCGGCGTCGACTCCGTCGACCTGTACCAGGTGCACTCCTGGGACCCGCTGACCCCGGTCGAGGAGACCCTGCGCTTCCTCGACGACGCGGTCCGCCAGGGCCGTATCCACTACGTGGGCCTGTCGAACTACACCGGCTGGCAGCTCCAGAAGGCCGTCGACACCGCCGACTTCCGCGGCCTGAGCCGCCCGGTCACGCTGCAGCCGCAGTACAGCCTGCTCAGCCGGGAGATCGAGTGGGAGATCACCCCGGCCTGCCAGTCCGAGGGCCTGGGCCTGCTGCCCTGGAGCCCGCTCGGCGGCGGCTGGCTCACCGGCAAGTACCGCCGCGACGAGCGCCCCACCGGCGCCACCCGGCTCGGCGAGGATCCCGGGCGCGGGGTGGAGGCGTACGAGCGGCGGGCCGCCGTGCAGCGGACCTGGGACGTCGTGGACGCGGTGCAGTCGGTCGCCGAGGAGGCCGGGGCCACGATGGCGCAGGTTGCGCTGGCCTGGCTGCTCGACCGTCCGGCGGTCACCTCGGTCATCCTCGGCGCCCGCACCGTCGAGCAGCTCGACGACAACCTCGGCTCCTCGGACCTGCGGCTGACTCCCGGGCAGACGGCCCGCCTCGACCGCGCCAGCGACCCGGGCGCCGCCGACTACCCCTACGGCGTCCCCGGAGTGGACCAGCGCAGCCGCCGCATCGGGGGCGGTCGCTGA